From the Halobellus litoreus genome, the window CGTCGCATTGCCAAAGGGCCCAACGGTTGAGATTCGTCCAAAAATAGCCAACACAGACCTTCTTGGACTTCTCAAATACGCACAAAATATTGATGCGCGGACGTTCGAGCAAGAGACTCAACTTGCCGGTGGAGCCCGGTTTATTGATGCGCTTGCGATGCTGTTCCAAAACGAGCTCGATCACGTGTTGACACAGGGGCTTCACGGATCATACAGCCGCGTATCACGGACTACTGACCACCTCCGAGGCCGAATCAAGGTACAGCAGCAACTTCAACGACAGGGGCCAACGCCGACAGCCTTCGAGTGTACGTACGACGAATTGACGGTCGATACCACGGTTAACCGTGCAATTCTCTATGCAACAACGATTCTGCAGCGGCTCGTCAGTGATCCCGATCTTAACAGGGCACTACGCCGGCACCAGCAACAGTTACGCCGCCGAGTCGAGTTGACGCCAGTGCGGCCAATCGAGTTGGAATCAGTCGAGATAACACGGTTGATGGGGTACTACGAGGATCTCGTTCGATTGACCAAGCTCGTGTTACAGAACGTGCATCTCGATTCACTCCGCGTTGCGGACCGAGACTCGTATGCTCTCTTAGTGAATATGAATACGATCTTTGAGGAAGTGGTTGAGCGGGTGGTTTCTGAGCTGGCAACTGAACGCGGCTGGGTCACCACGGCACAGGCTACTTCAACACGGCTTGTCTCAGGCGGTCATCGCCGAATACAGATCCGCCCTGACGTGTTGGTTTCAGATGGTGAGCGTGCTCGGCTTGTCGGTGATGCAAAATGGAAGCGTGACAATCCAGCGGCGAACAGTCGCGAACCATCGCCTAATGATATCTATCAACTTGTCGCATATCAAGTAGCACACGACGTCCCTGGTGTACTATTTTATCCAGAACAAGAGCAGGCCCTGCGATCCACATATGAGGTACGTGATCTTGACTCGCTCACGCTGGTGGAAGTCCCCGTCAAAGCTGTTGATGGACGGTCCCTTCTTACAACGATTCAGCGGGGTGTTGCCGCCCAACTTCCGTGGTGAGGCTATTATCGTATGCCCAGAAATGTCTCACAGCAGTGTCTTGAGACATTTGTAGAGGATCGGGCATACTGACGAAGTGAGCGTTGAAAGCCCTCTTTACGCGCTATGAACCTTTATTTACCCAGGCTCGGTGGACCTACCTATCCACAACTCTCGTCTCTTCCATTTATGAGCACAAATATCGATTCACCCGACAATCCGCTGCATTCCATCGCCACCGAGTTCGTCACTGAAGAGTTCAATACCGAAATCCAAGCCGATGCTATCGAAGATGTCGCTACAACTATAGCGGACATCGTCTCGACTCTCCGCGAGTTAATCAACAGCGACGATCAGCTCGAAGCTCTACTCCGCAGTGAACCCGGCGGTAAAGTGCTGATGGAACGGTACTCGGTCCATCACAGTGACCCTGAGCCCCTGACACGGGAAGAGATTATAGAACCGCTTTTCAGTGCTTTAGATTACCCCTATCTTGCCCCAGAAGCCGGCGATTTCTCCGACAAACGGGGCAAACAGGCTGATTACTCTGTTTCACTCGCCGACTGTGAATTCATTGATTCCAACCGAATGTTGATCGAAGCTGAACCGCTCAACAAGAAACTAGAACAGCAAAAGCACGGAACCGGCCAAGTAAAGGACTGGCTCGGTAAGCGTCATTTCGAAGCGGACTTCGGGATTGCTACTGATGGTATGAGATGGATCCTGATTCGATATGATCCTGACACATACAGCTCAGATAAGCTAGCTGAGGTCAGTCTCCAGCCGATTTTCTTAGCAGCATTTGAGAACCAAACTGGCCGTCAAGAGAGCGTGATTGAGTGGATAGATGATCCGCTTGAACAGGTTCTAGCTGAGTTTCTGCGGGTGTTCAACTATGAAAATTTCCTCTCGATTGCGGATGAGGCCCACACCGTTATTAAGGAGAAAAAGCAGGACATTACCGATGAATTCTACAAAGATTATGTTCGACTGGTCTTCGGGATCACGGAGGGAGGTGATGCCCGAACGGCACGGAGCCTCATAGG encodes:
- a CDS encoding McrC family protein, whose product is MSGQQSASLSPSEPDYTLREYEATPYLDTDELPSKARETVEREINGGSGSDKATRLLLEYRADGRARLRATQHIGIVALPKGPTVEIRPKIANTDLLGLLKYAQNIDARTFEQETQLAGGARFIDALAMLFQNELDHVLTQGLHGSYSRVSRTTDHLRGRIKVQQQLQRQGPTPTAFECTYDELTVDTTVNRAILYATTILQRLVSDPDLNRALRRHQQQLRRRVELTPVRPIELESVEITRLMGYYEDLVRLTKLVLQNVHLDSLRVADRDSYALLVNMNTIFEEVVERVVSELATERGWVTTAQATSTRLVSGGHRRIQIRPDVLVSDGERARLVGDAKWKRDNPAANSREPSPNDIYQLVAYQVAHDVPGVLFYPEQEQALRSTYEVRDLDSLTLVEVPVKAVDGRSLLTTIQRGVAAQLPW